In Natranaerobius trueperi, a single genomic region encodes these proteins:
- a CDS encoding alpha-ribazole transporter, which produces MNRKFEINTLVRIAFLLAFSILGAQIKIPSLIGTPALDSFPAYLAALSWGGTPGAIVGFLGHFFTSLIVGFPLSLPLHLIIGIGMVGCVIAVSKTVMHYGKLPACIIGVIANGIILPSIFVVIPGFGVSFFLSMIPALIVSSSINIILAYSMSPVADRILGADVNITKGVESD; this is translated from the coding sequence ATGAATAGAAAATTTGAAATTAATACTTTAGTAAGAATCGCCTTTCTTCTGGCATTTTCAATATTAGGTGCACAGATTAAAATTCCTAGTCTTATTGGTACACCTGCTTTAGATTCTTTTCCAGCGTATTTAGCTGCATTATCTTGGGGGGGTACCCCAGGTGCTATAGTGGGATTTTTAGGACATTTTTTTACATCGTTAATTGTAGGGTTTCCATTGTCATTACCTTTACATTTGATAATAGGAATAGGTATGGTTGGTTGTGTCATAGCAGTTTCTAAAACAGTAATGCACTATGGTAAACTACCAGCATGTATCATCGGAGTAATTGCTAATGGTATTATACTCCCATCTATTTTTGTAGTTATTCCTGGTTTTGGTGTTTCTTTTTTTCTTTCGATGATTCCGGCACTTATAGTAAGTAGTTCAATAAATATAATTTTAGCGTACTCAATGTCACCGGTTGCAGACCGAATTTTAGGTGCTGATGTAAATATTACTAAGGGAGTGGAATCTGATTGA
- the cobU gene encoding bifunctional adenosylcobinamide kinase/adenosylcobinamide-phosphate guanylyltransferase, producing MGKLILVTGGSASGKSKYAENLITEMERNFSNPKTTYIATAKMVDDEMKRRIKKHQERRPTHWNTELACYDLILPLKKLSKTEDNILLDSLSMYLSNKLLSFDEKKTSELFSQVIKDLSEVSDICENSNSTVVIVTDEIGWGLIPANSMGRTFRDLLGEANQILASKASEVYLVVCGIPQRIK from the coding sequence ATGGGTAAATTAATATTAGTCACTGGGGGTTCAGCATCAGGAAAAAGTAAATATGCAGAAAATTTAATAACTGAGATGGAACGTAACTTTTCTAATCCAAAGACTACATATATAGCAACTGCTAAGATGGTAGATGATGAAATGAAGAGACGAATTAAAAAACATCAAGAAAGAAGACCCACACATTGGAATACAGAGCTAGCGTGTTATGATCTTATTTTACCTCTCAAAAAGCTTAGTAAAACAGAGGATAATATTTTACTTGATTCTCTTTCAATGTATTTATCTAATAAATTATTGTCTTTTGATGAAAAAAAGACAAGTGAACTATTCTCACAAGTTATAAAAGACCTCTCGGAGGTATCTGATATTTGTGAGAATAGTAATTCTACAGTTGTAATTGTAACTGATGAAATAGGGTGGGGACTTATTCCCGCAAATTCAATGGGTAGGACCTTTAGAGATTTATTAGGTGAAGCAAACCAAATATTAGCAAGCAAAGCGAGTGAAGTTTATTTGGTGGTTTGTGGTATACCACAAAGAATAAAATGA
- the cobK gene encoding precorrin-6A reductase has protein sequence MILILGGTYDGIYIGRYLKKSGYNVQISAKSKHGQKIIRDKGLEVYQNHLKASSGKMSQLLLKEKFSLVIDATHPFATEITKGAIRACNESDIPYLRYERPSLNISKGVNYERVNTFKEAATQAKYYINNKNSKVFLTIGSKNLQSFTDIIDTKQIVARVLPLTSSITHCYNLGLLPENIIALQGIVRYSLNKSLFKNYNASVLVTKDSGLESGLQEKLHASKDLGMKVILINRPNYEEVMTFSNYDDLFEWIKNNQDN, from the coding sequence ATGATCTTAATATTAGGTGGGACTTACGACGGGATTTATATAGGGAGATATTTGAAAAAAAGCGGTTATAACGTTCAAATTAGTGCTAAATCTAAACATGGACAAAAGATAATAAGAGATAAAGGCCTCGAAGTTTATCAAAATCATTTAAAAGCATCATCGGGTAAAATGTCACAACTTTTATTAAAAGAGAAATTTTCATTAGTAATTGATGCAACTCATCCCTTTGCAACAGAAATAACTAAAGGTGCTATTAGAGCATGCAATGAAAGTGATATTCCTTATCTTAGATATGAAAGACCAAGCCTAAATATATCAAAAGGAGTTAATTATGAAAGGGTTAATACTTTTAAAGAAGCTGCAACTCAAGCTAAGTATTATATTAATAATAAAAACTCAAAAGTATTCTTAACTATCGGAAGTAAAAATTTACAAAGTTTCACAGACATCATTGATACAAAACAAATAGTTGCACGAGTTTTACCATTAACTAGTAGTATTACCCATTGTTATAACTTAGGTCTTTTACCTGAAAATATAATAGCTCTTCAAGGTATAGTCAGATATTCTCTAAACAAATCTTTATTTAAAAATTATAATGCTTCTGTATTAGTTACAAAAGATAGTGGCTTAGAAAGTGGTTTACAAGAAAAACTACACGCAAGTAAAGATTTAGGGATGAAAGTAATATTAATTAATCGTCCTAATTATGAAGAAGTTATGACATTTTCAAATTATGATGACTTATTTGAGTGGATTAAAAATAATCAAGATAACTAG